From Bacteroides uniformis:
CGTATGGCCTACGGGCATGTAGTGCCGCAAGATATCCGTTGGATGACGGAAGAAATGGATAAAAACGGCAAAGACAAACCGGTGATACTTGTCACCCACTACCCGCTAATGGAAGGTGATGTGGACAATTGGTATGAGGTGACGGATGCCGTCCGCCCCTACAACGTGCGCTTGTTTATCGGCGGACACTACCACAGCAACCGGGATTTACGTTACGACGGCATTCCGGGCGTACTGATGCGCAGCAACCTGTGCGACAAAGAAGGGAAACCGGGTTACGGCATCTATGAAGTAACCGGGGATTCCATCCGGGTATACACGCAACGTATCGGCGAGCCCAAGAAGCAGTGGACAGCATTCTCGCTGACCGGACAGTATTACGACCGCAACGGAAAGGCAGAGAAATATCCTGACTTCTCGGTCAACAAGGAGTATCCGCAAGTAAAGGAGCAATGGATGGTGCAGACGGGCGCAGGCATTTACTGCTCTCCCGCCGTAGAAAAAGATAAAGTGTTCGTAGGAGACGATATGGGACAGCTGACAGCCTACGCCCTGAAAAACGGTAAAAAGCTATGGAGCTTTGAATCCGGCAAGCGCATTGTCGGTACTCCGGCCGTAAGCGAGGGTATCGTTGTATTCGGGTCTGCTGACCGTCGCATCTACGGATTGAACGCCAAAGACGGCAGCCTGCTCTGGACGGTAGAAGCCGCCGAACCGGTGCTCGGAGCCGTGACCATCGCAGACGGCAGAGCATACATCGGTGCCAGTGACGCCACTTTCCGTGCCATAGACATCCATACGGGAAAAGTAATCTGGGCCTACACCAGCGTGAAGGGCTACATCGAGACCAAGCCGTTGGTGACGGAAGACAAAGTTATCTTCGGCGCATGGGACAATACACTGTATGCCCTGAGCAAGGCAAACGGGCATGAACTATGGAAATGGACGGGCGGACTGACCCGTATGCACTTCTCTCCAGCCACCGTATGGCCGGTAGCCACCGACGGCAAAGTATTCATTACCGACCCGCAACGCGCCATGACCGCCATAGACATCCATACGGGCAATACCGTGTGGCGCACCTTCCAGTCCATGGTGCGCGAGACCATCGGACTTTCCGAAGACGGTGAACGTATCTATAGCAAAACGATGAACGACAGCATTGTTTGCTATGCAGCTCAAGGAGATACTCCGCGGGAGTTGTGGGCAACCAATGTAGGTTTCGGTTATGAGCATGCCCCCTCCATGCAAGTGGAAAAAGAGGGGGTAATGTTTGGCAGTACCAAAGAAGGACTTATCTTCGCACTGGAAGGAAAAACAGGCAAAGTACTGTGGAAACATAAAATAGGAAATTCACTCATCAGTACCGTAGTTCCGTTGAACGGCCACGAAGTGCTGTTCACGGCAACCAGTGGAGAAGTGGGACTTCTGAGAATTAAAAATTGAGAATTAAAAATTAAAAGATATATCATGAATAAAATCAGTTGCTTTCTTCCCTACGCAGGAAAAGAACAAGTAGAAAAAACAGTGAACAGCCTACAGGCGACAGGACTTATAGAAGAAATCCGGTTAATCACGACCGATACCACTCTGGAATCGCTCCCGGGCTGCGAAATATTGTTTGTTGACATGCCCTACAGCAGTGCAACCCTCAAAGCTATTGCTAATGCAGCCAAAGGAGAATACACATTGCTTTATACCAAAGAGACTACGCTCGAAATGGGTATGTTTGCACTGGAACGTATGATACACATCCTTGAAGATTCAAGCGCCGGTATGGTATATGCCGACCACTACCAAATAGCAGACGGCAAGCAGAGCAACGCTCCGGTAATCGACTACCAATTCGGTTCCTTGAGGGATGACTTCAACTTTGGCTCCCTGCTCCTTTTCAACACCGAAAAACTAAAGGAAGCCGCCGGACACATGAAGTCTGACTACAACTTCGCCGGACTTTACGACCTGCGCTTGAAATTGAGCCAACATTCAAACTTGGTACATATCAACGAATACTTATACAGCGAGGTGGAAAACGATACCCGCAAGAGCGGCGAAAAGATTTTCGACTATGTAGACCCCAAAAACCGTGACCGCCAGATTGAGATGGAGCAGGCATGTACCGAACATCTGAAAGAAATCGGGGGATATCTGGCACCGGAGTTCAAGAAGATTGAGTTCTCTGCCGGTAACTTTGAGTATGAAGCTTCGGTCATCATTCCGGTGCGCAACCGTATCCGTACCATCCGCGATGCCATCAAGTCGGTACTGATGCAGAAGACAGACTTCAAATATAATCTTATCATCATCGACAACCATTCCACAGACGGCACAACGGAGGCCATCGACGAATTCAAGGACGACGAACGCCTCATCCATATCGTCCCCGAACGCAACGACCTCGGTATCGGCGGTTGCTGGAATGTAGGTGTACACCACCCCAAGTGTGGCAAGTTTGCCGTGCAGCTGGACAGCGATGACGTATACAAAGACGAAAATACACTCGCCATCATGGTCCGCGCCTTCTACGAGCAGAACTGCGCCATGGTAGTAGGCACCTATATGATGACGGACTTCAACATGAACATGATTGCTCCGGGCATCATCGACCACAAGGAATGGACTCCGGCAAACGGACGCAACAACGCCCTCCGCATCAACGGTCTGGGTGCCCCGCGCGCCTTCTACACCCCGGTGCTGCGCGAAGTGAAAGTTCCCAACACCAGCTATGGCGAAGACTATGCACTGGGACTGAACTTCTCCCGCCAATACCAGATAGGACGTGTGTACGACGTGGTCTACCTCTGCCGCCGTTGGGACGACAACTCCGATGCCTCACTGGACATCGTGAAAATGAACGGACACAACCTCTACAAAGACCGCATCCGTACCTGGGAACTTCAGGCACGCATAGCGATGAACAAAAACAAGTGATATGAATCAAACGATACACCATCTTCTGACTGGACAATTGGCATCCTGGGAGACGGCACGCAACAACTATGCCGCCCTCTCCGGTGTGCGGGTGAAAGAGCTGAATGTAAACGGGATACTTTATAAGGTACAGTTCAACCCCGCACGCATCGTTTCCTCCGGTGCCAAAGTGGATGCCAAGTCCATCCTGGAACGGAAATGCTTTCTGTGCCCGGCCAATTTGCCGCCGGTACAGAAAGGTATCCCGTTCGGAGGACACTACAATATTCTGGTGAATCCGTTCCCCATCTTCCCCCGCCACCTGACAGTACCGGAACTGGCACATACCCCTCAACGCATAGCCACCCGCTTCACCGACATGCTGGAGCTGGCCGAGGCGCTGACGGATTACACCATCTTCTACAACGGTCCCAAATGTGGTGCTTCCGCCCCCGACCATGCTCATTTCCAGGCAGGAAACAAAGGGTTCATGCCTATTGAAAAGGACTGGCGCGGACAGACTGCCGGGAAAATAGCCGATTATAGGAAAGCAGCACTGTGGTATCTTGACGACGCTCCCCGTGCCACACTTGTGATTGAATCCACCTCCAAAGAGGACGCGGCAGACTTGTTCGACATCATTTACCGTTCTCTGGACGTGAAACCCGAAGAAGACGAGCCGATGATGAACGTACTGGTCCTATACGAGGCCGACCGTTGGGTGGTCTTTGTCTTCCCGCGCGAGAAACACCGCCCCGCCTGCTATACTGCCGAAGGAGAAGCCAATCTGTTGAGCAGCCCGGCATCCGTCGACTTGGGAGGTGTCTTTATCACCCCCGTAGAAAAGGATTTCTTGAAAATCACTGCGGAAGACGTGGCGCAGATATTAAGTGAAGTATGCCTCTCTGCCACAGATTTCCACAAGGTACGGCAGCGTATCAGGGAAAAAATATGACTTCTGAAATCCAAGAACTCTAATTTTAAAGAAATACCATTATGAAAGAGCCCAAAGTACAAGTAGGCATTCTGTTTGAACCGCAGATAGAATTCGTTTTGCTGAACCCGTATCGCATGGACGGAACGGAAGTCAGCGGCAAGCAGGTAGTGACCTACGACGAAGGCAAGATTCTCTGGAATGGACGCCGGTATGACGAACTGTTGTTCGAACCGCAACACGAGCAGACCGATGCCTTCGAACTATTGGACGTTACCATCGGCATCAATTTCCATTGGGAGCGCAAGGAAGACCAGTGTTTTCTGGGTGCCCTCAAAATCATCGTTGAGAATGGAAAGCTCACCGGCATCAACGTCATCCATGTAGAAGATTATCTGACCAGCGTCATCTCCTCCGAGATGAGTGCCACCGCATCTCTGGAACTGCTCAAGGCACACGCTGTCATCTCCCGAAGCTGGCTACTGGCACAAATACAGAAGAATAAGGAAATCACCGAAGCCCAAGCCAACTACTCGGCCTTTACGCAGACCGACGAAGAGCTGATTCGCTGGTACGACCGAGAGGACCACACCCACTTCGATGTATGCGCCGACGACCATTGTCAGCGCTACCAGGGCATTACACGTGCCTCTACCGATATTGTGAAACAAGCCATCTCCGCTACCCGCGGCCAGGTACTGACATCTGATGGTAAGATTTGCGACGCCCGTTTCTCCAAATGCTGCGGCGGTGCTTTCGAGGAATTCCAATACTGCTGGGAAGACATCAAATACCCCTATCTTGCCCAACAACGAGACAGTAAAACACATACCACACTACCCGATTTGACGCAGGAAGTCGAAGCGGACCGCTGGATTCGTACCTCCCCCGAAGCATTCTGCAACACCACCGACAAGAAAATCCTCTCGCAGGTACTCAATAACTATGACCAGGAGACTACGGACTTCTATCGCTGGAAAGTGGAATATACCCAGGAAGAGCTTTCAGCCCTCATTCTGAAACGTTCAGGCATTGACTACGGACAAATCATCGACCTTATCCCCATAGCCCGCGGAACCAGCGGACGCCTCTGGAAACTGAAGATTGTGGGAACCAAACGCACACTCACCATCGGCAAGGAACTGGAAATCCGCCGCACGCTCTCCACTTCACACCTCTACAGCTCTGCCTTCGTGGTAGACAAAGAGGAGTTGTCCGCCGAAGGCATTCCCGGACGCTTCATCCTCACCGGTGCCGGTTGGGGGCATGGTGTGGGACTTTGCCAAATAGGTGCAGCCGTGATGGGCGAGCAAGGGTATAAGTATGATGCAATACTGCTGCACTACTATATAGGTGCCAGCATTGACAAGCTGTATGAATAATCGAATAGAACACAATAAATCAATATCATGAACCATACAAAAAACATATCGCCATGGGCATGGGTACCCACCTTGTACTTTGCACAAGGCATTCCATATTTTATCGTAAACAACATCTCCGTGATGATGTTTACTAAAATGGGCGTACCGAACGGAGAAATGGCCTTGTTCACAAGCCTGCTCTATCTGCCATGGACTATCAAACCCTTCTGGAGCCCGTTTGTCGACATCATCAAGACCAAAAGATGGTGGACCCTTTCCATGCAGATTCTGATGTCTGTGGCATTCATCCTGCTGACGCTGTCCATTCCACGGCCGGACGAGGCGACTATGGCGGCCGGAACAACCCCCATCAGCATGTTCAGCATCACGCTGATGCTGTTCATCATCACGG
This genomic window contains:
- a CDS encoding glycosyltransferase family 2 protein; its protein translation is MNKISCFLPYAGKEQVEKTVNSLQATGLIEEIRLITTDTTLESLPGCEILFVDMPYSSATLKAIANAAKGEYTLLYTKETTLEMGMFALERMIHILEDSSAGMVYADHYQIADGKQSNAPVIDYQFGSLRDDFNFGSLLLFNTEKLKEAAGHMKSDYNFAGLYDLRLKLSQHSNLVHINEYLYSEVENDTRKSGEKIFDYVDPKNRDRQIEMEQACTEHLKEIGGYLAPEFKKIEFSAGNFEYEASVIIPVRNRIRTIRDAIKSVLMQKTDFKYNLIIIDNHSTDGTTEAIDEFKDDERLIHIVPERNDLGIGGCWNVGVHHPKCGKFAVQLDSDDVYKDENTLAIMVRAFYEQNCAMVVGTYMMTDFNMNMIAPGIIDHKEWTPANGRNNALRINGLGAPRAFYTPVLREVKVPNTSYGEDYALGLNFSRQYQIGRVYDVVYLCRRWDDNSDASLDIVKMNGHNLYKDRIRTWELQARIAMNKNK
- a CDS encoding outer membrane protein assembly factor BamB family protein, whose amino-acid sequence is MNRRLLIIVLMACLLPLGMQAQQGTFRFAQLTDIHLTPNNPNPTEDLLRSVAQINATDSIDFVLVTGDLTEEGDRTTMEKVKSCLDLLKVPYHVVLGNHETKWSDSGCTAFGEIFGGERFEFEHKGFLFLGFNSGPLMRMAYGHVVPQDIRWMTEEMDKNGKDKPVILVTHYPLMEGDVDNWYEVTDAVRPYNVRLFIGGHYHSNRDLRYDGIPGVLMRSNLCDKEGKPGYGIYEVTGDSIRVYTQRIGEPKKQWTAFSLTGQYYDRNGKAEKYPDFSVNKEYPQVKEQWMVQTGAGIYCSPAVEKDKVFVGDDMGQLTAYALKNGKKLWSFESGKRIVGTPAVSEGIVVFGSADRRIYGLNAKDGSLLWTVEAAEPVLGAVTIADGRAYIGASDATFRAIDIHTGKVIWAYTSVKGYIETKPLVTEDKVIFGAWDNTLYALSKANGHELWKWTGGLTRMHFSPATVWPVATDGKVFITDPQRAMTAIDIHTGNTVWRTFQSMVRETIGLSEDGERIYSKTMNDSIVCYAAQGDTPRELWATNVGFGYEHAPSMQVEKEGVMFGSTKEGLIFALEGKTGKVLWKHKIGNSLISTVVPLNGHEVLFTATSGEVGLLRIKN
- a CDS encoding SpoIID/LytB domain-containing protein yields the protein MKEPKVQVGILFEPQIEFVLLNPYRMDGTEVSGKQVVTYDEGKILWNGRRYDELLFEPQHEQTDAFELLDVTIGINFHWERKEDQCFLGALKIIVENGKLTGINVIHVEDYLTSVISSEMSATASLELLKAHAVISRSWLLAQIQKNKEITEAQANYSAFTQTDEELIRWYDREDHTHFDVCADDHCQRYQGITRASTDIVKQAISATRGQVLTSDGKICDARFSKCCGGAFEEFQYCWEDIKYPYLAQQRDSKTHTTLPDLTQEVEADRWIRTSPEAFCNTTDKKILSQVLNNYDQETTDFYRWKVEYTQEELSALILKRSGIDYGQIIDLIPIARGTSGRLWKLKIVGTKRTLTIGKELEIRRTLSTSHLYSSAFVVDKEELSAEGIPGRFILTGAGWGHGVGLCQIGAAVMGEQGYKYDAILLHYYIGASIDKLYE
- a CDS encoding DUF4922 domain-containing protein, with the protein product MNQTIHHLLTGQLASWETARNNYAALSGVRVKELNVNGILYKVQFNPARIVSSGAKVDAKSILERKCFLCPANLPPVQKGIPFGGHYNILVNPFPIFPRHLTVPELAHTPQRIATRFTDMLELAEALTDYTIFYNGPKCGASAPDHAHFQAGNKGFMPIEKDWRGQTAGKIADYRKAALWYLDDAPRATLVIESTSKEDAADLFDIIYRSLDVKPEEDEPMMNVLVLYEADRWVVFVFPREKHRPACYTAEGEANLLSSPASVDLGGVFITPVEKDFLKITAEDVAQILSEVCLSATDFHKVRQRIREKI